One genomic window of Melitaea cinxia chromosome 10, ilMelCinx1.1, whole genome shotgun sequence includes the following:
- the LOC123656897 gene encoding uncharacterized protein LOC123656897: MSQSNNNRGGINLSPVQIQQEYFENLPECDWVKYDYSNRRYLLQNIAFALFGSPSTEGDLSFINNTDNSQLEGYTSRQKERVMKVYEKLCEQSKYAQNDRDILMSVLLIVCAHPEPVKFYKIEPRDYWVDLHLRNDVVIWCTAVFCVRTCIPTTIGAKPCKVFIDEDARVYKNWISYLTNNNLPKCVIIAPENGEYEGVLVEGEDLFSVKLTVTPSPSLGLKARVLSSVDTASTVASLGAIGVLGAAAFTPIGPAVLVTATVATVATGIYGLVRSSLHLRDRTVHEQTINPTDPEARGSWLNIAASSVGLAAGAASGLLSKSAAAGNNMTKAGQALATSVEILRHANLVTGGAGVLHSLVHIIMKYRKHGERPTTLELFQFSAATLFFCHAVVSNRTAQNIIEEAQANTINEYRANLRSNRHRKIFDKINAETRRVSGTVQGNTEVIKGIQNIANKDQYFADVLKINKELNQHKLRISMTADGNVNLNAVHKFNPSELYGMGSEGRAQLFSTIGPADLTTPNVSTRINSTSAVTTYVDRDEENGILVGIHPGEIIRIGTLLVRVSASGAESIAKLLENLSQDIYASLMTISFNILSKLLPEEIAKLRLLSPEEDLIAQIVKFVFRYLKDQRPMGECRNTDNGIMIVIKEFFQDGIVRQETILELKNKLMIWIVSQIEQRHREFPNKKRITCPNCDGVRFA; the protein is encoded by the exons ATGTCGCAAAGTAACAACAATAGAGGTGGAATTAATTTGTCACCAGTGCAAATACAACaggaatattttgaaaatttgccTGAATGTGATTGGGttaa ATATGACTACAGCAATCGCAGGTACTTACTACAAAACATAGCATTTGCCTTGTTTGGTAGTCCAAGCACAGAAGGggatttaagttttataaataatacagataattCTCAATTAGAAGGCTATACTTCAAGACAAAAGGAACGGGTTATGAAAGTTTATGAAAAACTATGTGAACAAa GTAAATATGCACAAAATGATAGAGATATTCTTATGTCAGTATTGTTAATTGTATGTGCACATCCGGAGcctgtaaaattttataaaattgaaccGCGAGATTACTGGGTCGACCTACATCTACGCAATGATGTTGTTATATGGTGTACAGCTGTTTTTTGTGTCAGAACATGTATTCCTACTACAATCGGTG CTAAACCctgtaaagtttttattgatgaAGATGCAAGAGTATATAAAAATTGGATATCgtatttaacaaacaataatttgcCTAAATGTGTCATTATTGCGCCAGAAAATGGAGAATACGAAGGAGTTCTAGTTGAG gGAGAGGATTTATTCTCCGTTAAGCTAACGGTAACGCCTTCACCTTCATTGGGCCTTAAGGCAAGAGTTTTGAGTTCAGTGGATACGGCTAGTACGGTGGCTTCCTTGGGTGCTATTGGGGTGCTCGGTGCTGCTGCATTTACACCAATTGGTCCGGCAGTTCTTGTCACTGCTACTGTTGCCACTGTTGCTACCGGTATATATGGCCTCGTCAGGTCATCTCTTCATCTTCGTGACAGAACTGTTCACGAGCAG ACAATCAATCCGACGGATCCGGAGGCGCGAGGCAGCTGGTTGAATATTGCAGCATCTAGTGTGGGACTGGCCGCTGGTGCTGCCAGTGGTTTATTATCTAAGTCAGCAGCGGCTGGAAATAATATGACCAAA gCCGGTCAAGCATTAGCAACTTCGGTTGAAATACTTCGTCATGCTAACTTGGTAACTGGAGGCGCCGGTGTACTCCATAGTTTAGTGCATATTATAATGAAG TATCGGAAACACGGCGAGAGACCGACAACACTCGAACTGTTCCAATTTTCGGCCGCGACATTATTCTTCTGTCACGCAGTTGTCTCAAATCGTACTGCACAAAATATTATCGAAGAAGCCCAAGCCAATACTATTAATGAATACCGTGCAAATCTCAGGAGTAATCGACATAG aaaaatatttgacaagATCAACGCTGAAACACGAAGAGTTTCAGGAACTGTACAAGGCAATACAGAAGTGATTAAAGGGATCCAAAACATCGCCAACAAGGATCAGTATTTTGCAGATGtactcaaaataaataaagaattaaatcaGCATAAACTGAGAATATCTATGACGGCCGATGGAAACGTTAACCTTAATGCCGTCCACAAATTTAATCCTTCTGAGTTGTACGGAATGGGTTCAGAAGGCAGGGCACAATTATTTTCCACAATAGGCCCAGCTGACCTTACTACGCCAAATGTATCAACTCGTATAAATTCAACATCAGCCGTCACTACCTACGTGGATAGAGATGAAGAGAATGGCATCTTAGTTGGAATACATCCAGGGGAAATCATACGCATCGGAACATTGTTAGTAAGAGTCAGTGCATCTGGTGCTGAAAGTATTGCGAAACTTCTAGAAAATCTCAGCCAGGATATCTACGCAAGTCTAATGACGATCTCTTTCAACATTTTATCGAAATTGCTTCCAGAAGAAATCGCTAAGTTGAGACTTTTGAGTCCGGAAGAAGATCTGATAGCGCAAATCGTCAAGTTCGTGTTCAGGTATCTCAAGGACCAAAGACCGATGGGAGAATGTAGGAATACCGACAACGGGATCATGATTGTAATTAAAGAGTTCTTTCAAGACGGCATAGTACGTCAAGAAACTATATTAGAATTGAAGAATAAACTTATGATTTGGATAGTAAGTCAAATAGAACAAAGACATCGCGAGTTTCCGAACAAGAAACGTATAACTTGTCCTAACTGCGATGGAGTTCGCTttgcttaa
- the LOC123657241 gene encoding 4-galactosyl-N-acetylglucosaminide 3-alpha-L-fucosyltransferase FUT6-like, producing the protein MKKFEAIYTYLILISLCLLVIYTFNVSFKTSFVSTHFQSKVNIDGSYIKDHNDIVNNYYKSRKDWQTSNLGTFMFKNFSQEIKLTKENDPLSECSVHNCEFTRDDTTISSADAVVIHIQKGILPNVTGRNPKQRWIFLSDESPMHSFSMSKSPPKILDLANIFNWSMTYRSDSDVPVPYGRTIPLQKPILNEMTDEYLTKLIPYWNNKQRDILATILISNCGVSRRMAYLKELQEQMSVEVYGQCSKNHKTSCRGHFRSDCNLIANYLFYLVFENSLCEDYLTEKLFYNAYSKGAIPVIMGPSVDNCKHLLPPNSFLHVDNYKNAQELAEHMLRISKDENNILSYHRWRNDFEVVNEHGYFGSKSYHFCRVCEALNYNDVKEKVYDEKALRIFFDRNFSCRQ; encoded by the exons ATGAAAAAATTCGAAGCCATTTATACGTACCTGATTCTCATAAGCTTATGTTTGCTAGTAATTTATACGTTTAATGTAAGTTTTAAAACGAGTTTCGTGAGTACACATTTTCAATCGAAAGTTAATATTGATGGCAGTTACATCAAAGACCATAATGATATtgtgaacaattattataaaagtagaaAG gatTGGCAGACATCAAACTTGGGTACATTTATGTTCAAAAATTTTTcacaagaaattaaattaacaaa AGAAAATGACCCTCTTAGTGAGTGCAGTGTGCACAATTGTGAATTCACAAGAGACGATACAACAATAAGCAGTGCTGATGCTGTAGTTATCCACATTCAAAAAGGTATATTACCAAATGTTACGGGAAGGAATCCGAAGCAGAGATGGATTTTTTTGAGCGATGAATCCCCAATGCACTCGTTTTCCATGTCGAAGTCGCCGCctaaaatattggatttagcaaatatttttaattggtcTATGACTTACAG GAGTGATTCTGACGTGCCTGTGCCTTATGGTAGAACGATTCCCTTACAAAAGCCGATTCTAAACGAAATGACAGACGAATATTTAACCAAGTTAATACCGTATTGGAACAACAAGCAACGAGATATTCTAGCTACTATCCTTATATCAAATTGTGGTGTTTCGCGTAGGATGGCTTATTTGAAAGAATTGCAGGAACAAATGTCCGTTGAAGTCTATGGACAATGTtctaaaaatcataaaacaag ctGTCGCGGTCATTTTCGATCTGATTGTAATTTGATTGCGAATTACTTGTTTTACTTAGTGTTTGAGAACTCTCTATGTGAAGACTATTTGACAGAGAAATTGTTTTACAACGCCTATAGTAAGGGTGCGATACCCGTGATAATGGGACCTTCTGTGGATAATTGTAAGCATTTACTTCCTCCTAATTCCTTCCTCCACGTcgataattacaaaaatgcCCAAGAATTGGCGGAACACATGCTTCGTATTAGTAAAGacgaaaataatattctttcttATCATCGATGGAGAAACGATTTCGAAGTAGTGAACGAGCATGGGTATTTTGGATCTAAGTCCTACCATTTTTGCAGAGTATGCGAAGCATTAAATTATAACGATGTAAAGGAAAAAGTCTACGATGAAAAGGCCTTACGGATTTTTTTCGATCGTAATTTTTCTTGTCGACAGTAA